One genomic segment of Choristoneura fumiferana chromosome Z, NRCan_CFum_1, whole genome shotgun sequence includes these proteins:
- the LOC141427961 gene encoding potassium voltage-gated channel unc-103-like isoform X4, giving the protein MEERGAADVPLIVTPTGGAGGAGGAGAALTTSRRTASARGSREDQLPSTWRSSVRVRDTGFRGSRKSVVRLEPPCNGLNGLPAIGKEVLSLGATAGHKGTTQPSHPCTILHHSPYKAAWDWLILILVIYTAIFTPYVAAFQLNEPDFDKRSRSFGEDPIVIIDMIVDVTFIIDILINFRTTYVDVADEVESDPAKIAMHYLRGWFLIDLVAAIPFDLLLFGTDTDETTTLIGLLKTARLLRLVRVARKIDRYSEYGTAVLLLLMATFVLIAHWLACLWYAIGSWERPQLHAPIGWLDALANDVQATYDNSTGPSMRSRYITALYFTCTSLTSVGFGNVAPNTDMEKGFTIFVMLVGSLMYASIFGNVSAIIQRLYSGTARYHTQILRVREFIRFHQIANPLRQRLEEYFQHAWSYTNGIDTSSLLKGFPECLQADICLHLNHNLLTNCSAFAGASPGCLRALSLRFKTTHAPPGETLVHQGDVLTSLYFISRGSIEILKDDIVMIILGKDEIFGENPCVYPTVGRSNCRVRALTYCDLHRVHRDDLLDVLDFYPEFRSSFINNLEITHVMRDEELGGIEPRRRVRYENPCDARLLREAYARTTRRPHTETFAEKVDSQCSDDDTESPRSRGVLEFSAEKAGQDVTPLNFTFTKQRSTTLNSITGMLAQLKRSFPDLYHHHHKTHQPLHNNYSQSTPQTYRSRAGVRRQSSVGPLNDTSPLTGGGGGGAGAGEAAVSTPAHSATLPVSSLSTNPSSYYTNASPSPPAPVHISCDDILAPAAPPAAAPTPSSRSAPHSAVNLHQAGRPTALIFTAERQNAALQDSMSPQYQNVGPAATAASVAAVLTRLEELSRRVAALETGLTADVRRILLLLQARDHAAHTPSQPLPKASLSVPHNSDNQWDWNWNGERERGARCGRGERARGERTPVVQRSASEPHAPVPPVLPPPPHSHSFYR; this is encoded by the exons ATGGAGGAGCGGGGGGCGGCCGACGTGCCGCTGATCGTGACGCCgacggggggcgcggggggcgcgggtggcgcgggcgccgcgctcACCACGTCGCGCCGCACGGCCTCCGCGCGCGGCTCGCGCGAAGACCAGCTGCCCTCCACATGGCGCTCCTCGGTGCGCGTGCGCGACACCGGCTTCCGCGGCTCGCGCAAGAGCGTCGTACGCCTCGAACCGCCCTGTAATGGCCTCAACGGACTACCTGCTATCGGCAAGGAG GTACTGTCTCTGGGCGCGACAGCCGGCCACAAGGGAACGACGCAGCCTTCTCACCCCTGCACTATCCTCCACCATTCTCCTTACAAG GCCGCTTGGGATTGGTTGATCCTAATATTAGTCATCTACACTGCTATATTCACTCCTTACGTCGCCGCCTTTCAATTGAATGAACCCGACTTTGACAAGCGCTCGCGCAGCTTCGGCGAGGATCCTATCGTCATTATTGATATGATCG TGGATGTGACCTTCATAATAGATATTTTGATAAACTTCCGGACTACGTACGTGGACGTGGCAGACGAGGTGGAGTCGGATCCTGCCAAGATCGCCATGCACTACTTGCGCGGTTGGTTCCTCATCGACCTCGTGGCTGCCATTCCCTTCGACCTGCTGCTCTTCGGAACTGACACCGACGAA ACGACGACGCTCATCGGTCTGCTGAAGACTGCGCGCCTGCTGCGACTAGTGCGGGTGGCGCGCAAAATAGACCGCTACTCCGAATATGGCACTGCCGTCCTCCTCCTCCTAATGGCCACTTTTGTGCTCATTGCGCACTGGCTGGCCTGTCTGTG GTATGCTATAGGGAGTTGGGAACGACCACAGCTGCACGCACCCATTGGCTGGCTGGATGCTCTAGCTAATGATGTCCAGGCCACCTACGACAACTCTACTGGACCATCTATGAG ATCTCGTTACATCACTGCTCTGTACTTCACTTGCACGTCCCTGACGAGCGTGGGCTTCGGGAACGTGGCGCCGAACACTGACATGGAGAAAGGATTCACGATATTTGTCATGCTTGTCGGAT ccCTAATGTACGCCAGCATCTTTGGCAACGTATCAGCGATTATTCAACGATTATACTCCGGAACCGCTCGATACCACACTCAGATACTTAGAGTCAGAGAATTCATTCGCTTTCACCAG aTTGCGAACCCACTTCGACAAAGACTGGAAGAGTATTTCCAACACGCGTGGAGCTACACCAATGGCATCGATACATCAAGCCTCCTAAAAGGATTCCCAGAGTGCCTTCAGGCAGACATCTGCCTCCATCTCAACCATAACCTACTCACTAATTGTTCTGCATTTGCTGGTGCCAGCCCTGGTTGCTTGAG AGCACTCTCTCTGCGATTTAAAACAACACACGCACCTCCCGGTGAAACGTTGGTTCATCAGGGCGATGTTCTCACTTCCCTCTATTTCATCTCACGGGGTTCCATCGAGATTCTAAAAGACGATATCGTAATGATTATTTTAG GTAAAGACGAAATTTTCGGCGAGAACCCGTGCGTGTACCCCACCGTGGGGCGCAGCAACTGTCGCGTACGCGCACTCACCTACTGCGACCTGCACCGCGTGCACCGCGACGACTTGCTCGACGTGCTCGACTTCTACCCCGAGTTCCGATCCTCCTTCATCAACAACCTTGAGATCACCCACGTCATGCGCGAC GAAGAGCTGGGCGGCATCGAGCCGCGGCGACGCGTGCGCTACGAGAACCCGTGCGACGCGCGGCTGCTGCGCGAGGCGTATGCGCGCACCACGCGGCGCCCGCACACGGAAACCTTTGCCGAAAAGGTG GACTCTCAGTGCAGCGACGACGACACAGAGTCGCCCCGCAGCCGCGGCGTGCTGGAATTCTCCGCGGAGAAGGCCGGCCAGGACGTTACGCCGCTCAACTTTACTTTCACCAAACAACGGTCCACCACGCTCAACTCCATCACCG GCATGCTAGCGCAACTTAAACGGAGCTTCCCAGACctctaccaccaccaccataaAACACACCAGCCGCTGCACAACAACTATT CTCAATCGACGCCACAGACGTATAGAAGTAGAGCGGGTGTTAGGCGTCAATCGTCGGTGGGTCCGCTGAACGATACGTCGCCGCTgacgggcggcggcggcggtggcgcgggcgcgggcgaaGCGGCCGTGAGCACGCCGGCGCACAGCGCCACGCTGCCCGTGTCCAGCCTGAGTACCAACCCCAGCAGCTACTACACCAACGCGTCGCCCAGCCCACCTGCGCCCGTCCACATCTCCTGTGACGACATCctggcgcccgccgcgccgccggccgccgcaCCCACGCCCTCCTCGCGCTCTGCGCCGCACTCCGCCGTCAACCTCCACCAGGCCGGTCGACCTACAGCTCTCATCTTCACAGCTGAACGTCAAAACGCAGCACTACAG GATAGCATGTCGCCTCAATACCAGAACGTGGGCCCGGCGGCGACGGCGGCGTCGGTGGCGGCGGTGCTGACGCGGCTGGAGGAGCTGAGCCGGCGCGTGGCGGCGCTCGAGACTGGGCTCACGGCCGACGTGCGCCGCATCCTGCTGCTGCTGCAGGCGCGCGACCACGCTGCGCACACGCCCTCGCAACCCCTGCCCAAGGCCTCTCTGTCCGTGCCACATAATAGCGAT AACCAGTGGGACTGGAACTGGAACGGTGagcgcgagcgcggcgcgcgctgcgggcGCGGCGAACGCGCGCGCGGCGAGCGCACGCCCGTGGTGCAGCGCTCGGCGTCGGAGCCGCACGCGCCGGTGCCGCCCGTGctaccgccgcccccgcactCGCACTCCTTCTACAGGTAG
- the LOC141427961 gene encoding potassium voltage-gated channel unc-103-like isoform X2, whose amino-acid sequence MEERGAADVPLIVTPTGGAGGAGGAGAALTTSRRTASARGSREDQLPSTWRSSVRVRDTGFRGSRKSVVRLEPPCNGLNGLPAIGKEVLSLGATAGHKGTTQPSHPCTILHHSPYKAAWDWLILILVIYTAIFTPYVAAFQLNEPDFDKRSRSFGEDPIVIIDMIVDVTFIIDILINFRTTYVDVADEVESDPAKIAMHYLRGWFLIDLVAAIPFDLLLFGTDTDEGLENDETTTLIGLLKTARLLRLVRVARKIDRYSEYGTAVLLLLMATFVLIAHWLACLWYAIGSWERPQLHAPIGWLDALANDVQATYDNSTGPSMRSRYITALYFTCTSLTSVGFGNVAPNTDMEKGFTIFVMLVGSLMYASIFGNVSAIIQRLYSGTARYHTQILRVREFIRFHQIANPLRQRLEEYFQHAWSYTNGIDTSSLLKGFPECLQADICLHLNHNLLTNCSAFAGASPGCLRALSLRFKTTHAPPGETLVHQGDVLTSLYFISRGSIEILKDDIVMIILGKDEIFGENPCVYPTVGRSNCRVRALTYCDLHRVHRDDLLDVLDFYPEFRSSFINNLEITHVMRDEELGGIEPRRRVRYENPCDARLLREAYARTTRRPHTETFAEKVDSQCSDDDTESPRSRGVLEFSAEKAGQDVTPLNFTFTKQRSTTLNSITGMLAQLKRSFPDLYHHHHKTHQPLHNNYSQSTPQTYRSRAGVRRQSSVGPLNDTSPLTGGGGGGAGAGEAAVSTPAHSATLPVSSLSTNPSSYYTNASPSPPAPVHISCDDILAPAAPPAAAPTPSSRSAPHSAVNLHQAGRPTALIFTAERQNAALQDSMSPQYQNVGPAATAASVAAVLTRLEELSRRVAALETGLTADVRRILLLLQARDHAAHTPSQPLPKASLSVPHNSDNQWDWNWNGERERGARCGRGERARGERTPVVQRSASEPHAPVPPVLPPPPHSHSFYR is encoded by the exons ATGGAGGAGCGGGGGGCGGCCGACGTGCCGCTGATCGTGACGCCgacggggggcgcggggggcgcgggtggcgcgggcgccgcgctcACCACGTCGCGCCGCACGGCCTCCGCGCGCGGCTCGCGCGAAGACCAGCTGCCCTCCACATGGCGCTCCTCGGTGCGCGTGCGCGACACCGGCTTCCGCGGCTCGCGCAAGAGCGTCGTACGCCTCGAACCGCCCTGTAATGGCCTCAACGGACTACCTGCTATCGGCAAGGAG GTACTGTCTCTGGGCGCGACAGCCGGCCACAAGGGAACGACGCAGCCTTCTCACCCCTGCACTATCCTCCACCATTCTCCTTACAAG GCCGCTTGGGATTGGTTGATCCTAATATTAGTCATCTACACTGCTATATTCACTCCTTACGTCGCCGCCTTTCAATTGAATGAACCCGACTTTGACAAGCGCTCGCGCAGCTTCGGCGAGGATCCTATCGTCATTATTGATATGATCG TGGATGTGACCTTCATAATAGATATTTTGATAAACTTCCGGACTACGTACGTGGACGTGGCAGACGAGGTGGAGTCGGATCCTGCCAAGATCGCCATGCACTACTTGCGCGGTTGGTTCCTCATCGACCTCGTGGCTGCCATTCCCTTCGACCTGCTGCTCTTCGGAACTGACACCGACGAA GGGCTGGAAAATgatgag ACGACGACGCTCATCGGTCTGCTGAAGACTGCGCGCCTGCTGCGACTAGTGCGGGTGGCGCGCAAAATAGACCGCTACTCCGAATATGGCACTGCCGTCCTCCTCCTCCTAATGGCCACTTTTGTGCTCATTGCGCACTGGCTGGCCTGTCTGTG GTATGCTATAGGGAGTTGGGAACGACCACAGCTGCACGCACCCATTGGCTGGCTGGATGCTCTAGCTAATGATGTCCAGGCCACCTACGACAACTCTACTGGACCATCTATGAG ATCTCGTTACATCACTGCTCTGTACTTCACTTGCACGTCCCTGACGAGCGTGGGCTTCGGGAACGTGGCGCCGAACACTGACATGGAGAAAGGATTCACGATATTTGTCATGCTTGTCGGAT ccCTAATGTACGCCAGCATCTTTGGCAACGTATCAGCGATTATTCAACGATTATACTCCGGAACCGCTCGATACCACACTCAGATACTTAGAGTCAGAGAATTCATTCGCTTTCACCAG aTTGCGAACCCACTTCGACAAAGACTGGAAGAGTATTTCCAACACGCGTGGAGCTACACCAATGGCATCGATACATCAAGCCTCCTAAAAGGATTCCCAGAGTGCCTTCAGGCAGACATCTGCCTCCATCTCAACCATAACCTACTCACTAATTGTTCTGCATTTGCTGGTGCCAGCCCTGGTTGCTTGAG AGCACTCTCTCTGCGATTTAAAACAACACACGCACCTCCCGGTGAAACGTTGGTTCATCAGGGCGATGTTCTCACTTCCCTCTATTTCATCTCACGGGGTTCCATCGAGATTCTAAAAGACGATATCGTAATGATTATTTTAG GTAAAGACGAAATTTTCGGCGAGAACCCGTGCGTGTACCCCACCGTGGGGCGCAGCAACTGTCGCGTACGCGCACTCACCTACTGCGACCTGCACCGCGTGCACCGCGACGACTTGCTCGACGTGCTCGACTTCTACCCCGAGTTCCGATCCTCCTTCATCAACAACCTTGAGATCACCCACGTCATGCGCGAC GAAGAGCTGGGCGGCATCGAGCCGCGGCGACGCGTGCGCTACGAGAACCCGTGCGACGCGCGGCTGCTGCGCGAGGCGTATGCGCGCACCACGCGGCGCCCGCACACGGAAACCTTTGCCGAAAAGGTG GACTCTCAGTGCAGCGACGACGACACAGAGTCGCCCCGCAGCCGCGGCGTGCTGGAATTCTCCGCGGAGAAGGCCGGCCAGGACGTTACGCCGCTCAACTTTACTTTCACCAAACAACGGTCCACCACGCTCAACTCCATCACCG GCATGCTAGCGCAACTTAAACGGAGCTTCCCAGACctctaccaccaccaccataaAACACACCAGCCGCTGCACAACAACTATT CTCAATCGACGCCACAGACGTATAGAAGTAGAGCGGGTGTTAGGCGTCAATCGTCGGTGGGTCCGCTGAACGATACGTCGCCGCTgacgggcggcggcggcggtggcgcgggcgcgggcgaaGCGGCCGTGAGCACGCCGGCGCACAGCGCCACGCTGCCCGTGTCCAGCCTGAGTACCAACCCCAGCAGCTACTACACCAACGCGTCGCCCAGCCCACCTGCGCCCGTCCACATCTCCTGTGACGACATCctggcgcccgccgcgccgccggccgccgcaCCCACGCCCTCCTCGCGCTCTGCGCCGCACTCCGCCGTCAACCTCCACCAGGCCGGTCGACCTACAGCTCTCATCTTCACAGCTGAACGTCAAAACGCAGCACTACAG GATAGCATGTCGCCTCAATACCAGAACGTGGGCCCGGCGGCGACGGCGGCGTCGGTGGCGGCGGTGCTGACGCGGCTGGAGGAGCTGAGCCGGCGCGTGGCGGCGCTCGAGACTGGGCTCACGGCCGACGTGCGCCGCATCCTGCTGCTGCTGCAGGCGCGCGACCACGCTGCGCACACGCCCTCGCAACCCCTGCCCAAGGCCTCTCTGTCCGTGCCACATAATAGCGAT AACCAGTGGGACTGGAACTGGAACGGTGagcgcgagcgcggcgcgcgctgcgggcGCGGCGAACGCGCGCGCGGCGAGCGCACGCCCGTGGTGCAGCGCTCGGCGTCGGAGCCGCACGCGCCGGTGCCGCCCGTGctaccgccgcccccgcactCGCACTCCTTCTACAGGTAG